A portion of the Scylla paramamosain isolate STU-SP2022 chromosome 2, ASM3559412v1, whole genome shotgun sequence genome contains these proteins:
- the LOC135106390 gene encoding forkhead box protein D1-like — translation MIREVASVGGGRGGGGGGGSGGGGGDGGVRMRAETMKEEEEEEDEDDDEDEEGKEDTPVVKRRSRSSSLDVGGGGGGGGGGAGGQVGGVGVGVGVGLRVRVRVCDSHRRNIRRSISLQLMTDLYEDTNCSLMSGNLGDVSGARTSARHVTDEGVTTGLASRGV, via the exons ATGATAAGAGAAGTTGCAAGCgtgggaggtggaagaggtggaggcggcggcggcggcagcggtggcggtggcggtgatggcggtgttAGGATGCGTGCGGAGaccatgaaggaggaggaagaagaagaagatgaggatgacgatgaggacgaggaaggaaaagaggacacTCCTGTGGTTAAAAGGAGAAGCAGATCATCGTCATTAGatgtgggaggtggaggtggtggtggtggtggtggtgcagggggacaggtgggtggggtgggtgtcggggtgggggtgggtttgcgtgtgcgtgtgcgtgtgtgcgatTCTCACCGGAGGAACATCAGGCGAAGCATCAGCCTCCAACTCATGACGGACTTgtatg AGGACACCAACTGCTCGCTCATGAGTGGAAACCTTGGCGACGTGAGCGGGGCACGAACCTCGGCCCGCCACGTGACAGACGAGGGCGTTACCACTGGACTAGCGAGCCGTGGAGTGTGA